The proteins below are encoded in one region of Tessaracoccus aquimaris:
- a CDS encoding heavy metal translocating P-type ATPase: MSAVTGSQVEHVDLDDHDDDDDRPWYRSPSVLIPIASGVAFAAGLVCEWTGAETAGLVLFWIGLLLGAYTFVPGALRKLFTKGKLGIGLLMTISATGAVILGYVEEAAALAFLYSIAEALEDKAMDRARAGLRALLKLVPETALVKRGDATAEVEAKELRVGDVLVVRPGERIATDGTVRAGRSSLDTSAITGESIPVEVEPGTDVSAGSINTTGVLEVEATAAGTDNSLTTIVELVEQAQAEKGDRARLADRIARPLVPGVMILAVLVGVLGSLLSGDPELWITRALVVLVAASPCALAIAVPVTVVSAIGAASKFGVVVKSGAAFERFGGIRHVAVDKTGTLTRNEPTVTRVVTTGATENEVLAWAASLEGHSTHPLAAAITKAVPDAPTAHDVTETAGRGITGTLGSARLAVGSPRWLDAGTLADQVQVMESEGMTVVIVHRGDRPAGAIGVRDELRPEVPEVIATLNRRGIGVTMLTGDNARTAAALAGQAGIMDVRAELRPEDKATAVAELSKSQPTAMIGDGINDAPALAAADVGIAMGAKGADAAIESADVAFTGHDLRLIPQALAHARRGRNIINQNVVLSIAIIVVLLPLAITGVLGLAAVVLVHEVAEVVVILNGLRAARRTKA, translated from the coding sequence GTGAGCGCGGTCACGGGTTCGCAGGTCGAGCATGTCGACCTCGACGACCACGATGATGACGATGACCGGCCGTGGTATCGGAGCCCGAGCGTTCTGATCCCGATCGCCTCCGGCGTCGCGTTCGCCGCCGGCCTGGTGTGCGAGTGGACCGGCGCGGAGACCGCGGGCCTGGTGCTGTTCTGGATCGGCCTGCTGCTGGGCGCGTACACGTTCGTGCCGGGCGCGCTGCGCAAGCTGTTCACCAAGGGCAAGCTCGGCATCGGGCTGCTGATGACGATCAGCGCGACCGGCGCGGTGATCCTCGGCTACGTCGAGGAGGCCGCCGCGCTGGCATTCCTGTACTCCATCGCGGAGGCGCTGGAGGACAAGGCGATGGACCGCGCCCGCGCAGGGTTGCGGGCGCTGTTGAAGCTCGTGCCCGAAACCGCACTCGTCAAGCGCGGCGACGCCACCGCCGAGGTCGAGGCGAAGGAGCTGCGCGTCGGGGATGTCCTGGTGGTCCGGCCGGGCGAACGGATCGCCACCGACGGCACCGTGCGGGCCGGGCGGAGCAGCCTGGACACGTCCGCGATCACGGGTGAATCGATCCCGGTCGAGGTCGAACCGGGCACCGACGTCTCGGCCGGGTCGATCAACACCACCGGCGTGCTCGAGGTCGAGGCCACCGCCGCCGGCACCGACAACTCGCTCACCACCATCGTGGAGCTGGTCGAGCAGGCGCAGGCCGAGAAGGGCGACCGTGCCCGCCTGGCCGACCGGATCGCCCGCCCGCTGGTGCCCGGCGTGATGATCCTCGCCGTGCTGGTCGGCGTGCTTGGGTCGCTGTTGAGCGGCGACCCTGAGCTGTGGATCACCCGCGCTCTGGTGGTGCTGGTCGCAGCCTCGCCGTGCGCGCTGGCGATCGCCGTCCCGGTCACCGTTGTTTCCGCGATCGGCGCGGCGTCGAAGTTCGGTGTGGTCGTGAAGTCCGGGGCCGCGTTCGAGCGGTTCGGCGGCATCCGCCACGTCGCCGTCGACAAGACCGGCACGCTGACCCGCAACGAGCCCACGGTGACCCGCGTCGTCACCACCGGCGCGACCGAGAATGAGGTGCTGGCGTGGGCGGCGAGCCTGGAAGGTCACAGCACGCACCCGCTGGCCGCCGCGATCACGAAGGCCGTCCCCGACGCCCCGACCGCGCACGACGTCACCGAGACCGCCGGGCGCGGCATCACCGGCACGCTCGGTAGTGCCCGTCTCGCCGTCGGTAGCCCCCGCTGGCTGGACGCCGGCACGCTGGCCGACCAGGTGCAGGTGATGGAATCCGAGGGGATGACCGTCGTCATCGTCCACCGCGGCGACCGGCCGGCTGGCGCGATCGGGGTGCGTGACGAACTGCGCCCAGAGGTTCCCGAGGTCATCGCCACGCTGAACCGCCGCGGGATCGGGGTGACGATGCTCACCGGCGACAACGCCCGCACCGCCGCAGCGCTGGCCGGCCAGGCCGGCATCATGGACGTGCGCGCCGAGCTGCGCCCCGAGGACAAGGCCACCGCCGTCGCGGAGTTGTCGAAGTCTCAGCCCACTGCCATGATCGGGGACGGCATCAACGACGCTCCCGCGCTGGCGGCCGCGGATGTGGGGATCGCGATGGGAGCCAAGGGCGCCGATGCTGCGATCGAGTCGGCCGACGTCGCGTTCACCGGCCACGACCTGCGCCTCATCCCACAGGCCCTCGCCCACGCCCGCCGCGGCCGCAACATAATCAACCAGAACGTCGTGTTGTCGATCGCGATCATCGTGGTGCTGCTGCCGCTGGCGATTACCGGAGTCCTCGGGCTCGCCGCGGTCGTGCTTGTACACGAGGTCGCTGAAGTCGTCGTCATCCTCAACGGGCTCCGCGCGGCGCGGCGCACGAAGGCATGA
- a CDS encoding signal peptidase II, with amino-acid sequence MEASSAGPAAARVRLRWFLLACAVAAGAVLIDQGSKALALAQLSEDDRIPLLGDWLGLQLAFNPGTVMSLGAGATWLLTVIAAAASVALLVAATRARTVGWAVAIGLVWGGAVGNLLDRLFAPPEFGRGHVTDFLAYGNLFIGNLADVILGFGVALGVLLYLRGPHHTRNGQ; translated from the coding sequence GTGGAAGCGAGTTCTGCCGGCCCGGCGGCGGCGCGCGTCCGGCTCCGCTGGTTCCTGCTCGCGTGCGCCGTCGCCGCTGGCGCGGTGCTGATCGATCAAGGCAGCAAGGCACTCGCCCTCGCTCAGCTCAGCGAGGATGACCGTATTCCGCTCTTGGGAGACTGGCTCGGCTTGCAGCTCGCGTTCAACCCCGGCACCGTGATGTCCCTCGGAGCCGGCGCAACCTGGCTGCTCACCGTCATCGCCGCGGCGGCCTCTGTCGCTCTACTCGTCGCCGCAACCCGCGCCCGCACCGTCGGGTGGGCGGTCGCGATCGGCCTGGTGTGGGGAGGCGCGGTCGGCAACCTGCTGGACCGGCTGTTCGCCCCTCCCGAGTTTGGCCGCGGTCACGTCACCGACTTCCTCGCCTACGGCAACCTGTTCATCGGCAACCTTGCCGACGTCATCCTCGGTTTCGGCGTCGCCCTGGGCGTCCTGCTTTACCTCCGAGGCCCACACCACACCAGGAACGGACAATGA
- a CDS encoding cadmium resistance transporter, translating to MILSSVLQAIGLFIATNIDDIIVLSLFFARGAGQRGTTARILVGQYLGFAGILGASVLVTLGAGAFLPPEVIPYFGLIPLGLGLWAAWQAWRNRGADDDDEAKVEGKKVGVWTVAGVTFANGGDNIGVYVPVFLSVGPAAVVAYCIVFLALVAALVGLGKFVATRRPIAELLERWEHILFPIVLIGLGIFILVSGGAFGL from the coding sequence ATGATCCTGTCCTCCGTCCTGCAGGCGATCGGCCTATTCATCGCCACGAACATCGATGACATCATCGTGCTCTCACTGTTCTTCGCCCGAGGCGCGGGCCAGCGCGGGACCACCGCCCGAATCCTGGTCGGACAGTACCTCGGGTTCGCTGGCATCCTGGGCGCTTCCGTGCTGGTGACGCTCGGGGCGGGAGCGTTCCTGCCGCCAGAGGTCATCCCCTACTTCGGACTCATTCCGCTGGGGTTGGGACTTTGGGCTGCGTGGCAAGCCTGGCGCAACCGCGGTGCCGACGATGACGATGAGGCAAAGGTCGAGGGCAAGAAGGTTGGGGTGTGGACGGTGGCCGGGGTGACCTTCGCCAACGGCGGGGACAACATCGGCGTCTACGTCCCGGTCTTCCTCAGCGTGGGCCCAGCGGCCGTGGTGGCGTACTGCATCGTGTTCCTCGCCCTGGTCGCCGCCCTCGTCGGCCTGGGCAAGTTCGTCGCCACCCGCCGACCGATCGCCGAACTCCTGGAACGCTGGGAACACATCCTGTTCCCGATCGTGCTCATCGGCCTGGGCATCTTCATCCTCGTCAGTGGTGGTGCCTTCGGCCTCTGA